The genomic segment cctcgctaaaaATAAATCCTTGTTCTAAACCATTAAATATGTTCTCTGTAGACAttgcattatgtaaaaatataaaccgTACAGTAGCCTATATattagtacagtagtaaaattaacactaaatgaatcacgctgctgcattgtacacattactgtagaaaataaaactttggatCATGCAATTCAGCGACATGCGCGACACTTAACTGGATATTATTGGGGGCACACATTGTGTCTGGCGTAACGGTATGTGTACTAGCAAGGGACTACTGTAATACTTTTTCTATCCTTTCTGAATCCCACCCTGCACACTATCTTAATTCCTGCTAATTCCAGTAGCGCTCAGAgcataagactcccattgcagagcaccTGCAGGAATATTTTAATGGACAAATAATGAGTAAATAAATGAAGGACAGCTAGACTGTAGATGTAAAATTGAGAAAGCCAATTTGGGTCAATCTCCACACTCCAAGGAAAGGGGCTACAGATGAGAACTCACTTCCTCTCTACATGCCTGAACTCCTCCAGGACAGAAACATGCTGAAGAATCAACAATCACAACTCAAGATAATGTAAGCAGTAGTGCAGTGCCATGGGTTTATGTTAAATACCAGTTCATGaccacaatattttttatttgtgtgatttataataagttaatacttTGTGTGTAGTGTCTCTTActataacagaaaatattttgCATAGATTGATCAGTTTTGCTTTGCCCACACTGAATTTCATTATTAGCATTTCCACTGGGAATCTGGAAAGCCTGAAGGATGTAAGCACTTTTCCTCACCTGCTTGGGCAGAATCCCCGCTGGCCCTGGGAAGCGCCTGGTCTTGGCCCGGGGGGTGCCCCAGGCAGCAGACTGGGGGGTCTTGTTAGCTGCCGAGACCAGCTGCACTAAGTGGTTTGTGTAGACTGGGGTCTGCAGGGAGCTGGGAGTGGCTGCAGGGGAACAGGGCATCCTCGGGGCCGATACTGGAGTGGTGGGCTGGATGGTAGGGGGTTCCTTGGGGGACCAGGCTGGTCTGCTAGAACCTGCACTGCTGGGGTAGATGTAATTTTGAGCTGGGGTCGGTGGTCTTGCAAGCCGGGGGTTATTAGGCGTTCTATTGGGTGTGTAGCTAAAACTCGGACTCCTTAAGCAGGCTGCTACTGGTCTTAGTGCCTGTCTTCTGGGTGATGAAGGAGCTGGACAAACAGTTAACGGAGTTGCTTGAGGAATGTTTGTTTGCATACTGCCGGAGACAGGAATCTCTCCCATTTTGCGTAAGCAATTGGTTTGATTGTCTGAGCTTTCAGGAACTGTGTATTCTGAAGTGGAAGTCTGAAGAAACCTGGACCTCCCATCCTGATGACGGCCCGGATCGGAATCACGCGGCCGTTTCGCTGCGGACTCGTGAAAAGCAGAATCCACTCTGGGGCGCATCTGTGGAGTTCTAGTTGATGACACAGTGAAGCCGTGTATTTCAGGGCGCTTGTTCTCTCGCACTGCCTGTTCAGAAACTGACCCACTCCCCACAGCAATGGGTTCTTTGTAAGCTGGCAGAGAGAGATCTAGGTTGTCAAAGTCATCTGCATCCACACCCTGAGGGTTGCCAGTGATAAATGAGTTTGCCTTGCTCACAAATCTGAACTTAGACGCACCGTTCTGTTGCTGTGCAGTGACACTAGAAAGCTGTATTTCTGAGTCTGGGGTGCCATGTTTACTGGTCTGTAGGACCGGACTGTTTGGCGATAGGGATGGTGATGTTTCTGGAAGATGCTGAAGGTGCCTTGGTTTCACACTGGGGGTTTGCAGGCTGGCTGTTGTTGGAGCTCTGAGACCTGCACCAACGTGATGTATTGTCACAGAGGCGGGCGCTACAGGGGAAGTGCCTATTTTGGTTTCCAAATCCACCACTGCCGATAGAAAATCCTACAGATACAAATACGGAACAGGTTAATGCAGGTAAGCAAGGggtttcattttataatttaatgtaaTCAATA from the Polyodon spathula isolate WHYD16114869_AA chromosome 28, ASM1765450v1, whole genome shotgun sequence genome contains:
- the hrob gene encoding homologous recombination OB-fold protein isoform X3 produces the protein MDFLSAVVDLETKIGTSPVAPASVTIHHVGAGLRAPTTASLQTPSVKPRHLQHLPETSPSLSPNSPVLQTSKHGTPDSEIQLSSVTAQQQNGASKFRFVSKANSFITGNPQGVDADDFDNLDLSLPAYKEPIAVGSGSVSEQAVRENKRPEIHGFTVSSTRTPQMRPRVDSAFHESAAKRPRDSDPGRHQDGRSRFLQTSTSEYTVPESSDNQTNCLRKMGEIPVSGSMQTNIPQATPLTVCPAPSSPRRQALRPVAACLRSPSFSYTPNRTPNNPRLARPPTPAQNYIYPSSAGSSRPAWSPKEPPTIQPTTPVSAPRMPCSPAATPSSLQTPVYTNHLVQLVSAANKTPQSAAWGTPRAKTRRFPGPAGILPKQLTGRNLEEVMVSAPQTPAHGALAKLQPQQSPSSQQMVEDEFERGPWTAMKTELGLDEKNPSSFLRTYSIIMVLRKAALKQLPKNKVPNMAVVVKSLTRTNSDARAVFRDPTGEIQGTVHRQLLEERQPELKSGAVLLLKQVGVFSPSHRNHYLNVTPNNLLRIYSPDGTEWASSQLPQNALNKTCSGLEQSKCRSGGSIWRMDPSGRRDENSNASKPSKEPLGSQLSLEPRRRGDTALRGPAGDLENSADWEADDLDNLLGELPEESFSAF
- the hrob gene encoding homologous recombination OB-fold protein isoform X2, with amino-acid sequence MACSWSKLFNVGEEFEDEDFLSAVVDLETKIGTSPVAPASVTIHHVGAGLRAPTTASLQTPSVKPRHLQHLPETSPSLSPNSPVLQTSKHGTPDSEIQLSSVTAQQQNGASKFRFVSKANSFITGNPQGVDADDFDNLDLSLPAYKEPIAVGSGSVSEQAVRENKRPEIHGFTVSSTRTPQMRPRVDSAFHESAAKRPRDSDPGRHQDGRSRFLQTSTSEYTVPESSDNQTNCLRKMGEIPVSGSMQTNIPQATPLTVCPAPSSPRRQALRPVAACLRSPSFSYTPNRTPNNPRLARPPTPAQNYIYPSSAGSSRPAWSPKEPPTIQPTTPVSAPRMPCSPAATPSSLQTPVYTNHLVQLVSAANKTPQSAAWGTPRAKTRRFPGPAGILPKQLTGRNLEEVMVSAPQTPAHGALAKLQPQSPSSQQMVEDEFERGPWTAMKTELGLDEKNPSSFLRTYSIIMVLRKAALKQLPKNKVPNMAVVVKSLTRTNSDARAVFRDPTGEIQGTVHRQLLEERQPELKSGAVLLLKQVGVFSPSHRNHYLNVTPNNLLRIYSPDGTEWASSQLPQNALNKTCSGLEQSKCRSGGSIWRMDPSGRRDENSNASKPSKEPLGSQLSLEPRRRGDTALRGPAGDLENSADWEADDLDNLLGELPEESFSAF
- the hrob gene encoding homologous recombination OB-fold protein isoform X1, which encodes MACSWSKLFNVGEEFEDEDFLSAVVDLETKIGTSPVAPASVTIHHVGAGLRAPTTASLQTPSVKPRHLQHLPETSPSLSPNSPVLQTSKHGTPDSEIQLSSVTAQQQNGASKFRFVSKANSFITGNPQGVDADDFDNLDLSLPAYKEPIAVGSGSVSEQAVRENKRPEIHGFTVSSTRTPQMRPRVDSAFHESAAKRPRDSDPGRHQDGRSRFLQTSTSEYTVPESSDNQTNCLRKMGEIPVSGSMQTNIPQATPLTVCPAPSSPRRQALRPVAACLRSPSFSYTPNRTPNNPRLARPPTPAQNYIYPSSAGSSRPAWSPKEPPTIQPTTPVSAPRMPCSPAATPSSLQTPVYTNHLVQLVSAANKTPQSAAWGTPRAKTRRFPGPAGILPKQLTGRNLEEVMVSAPQTPAHGALAKLQPQQSPSSQQMVEDEFERGPWTAMKTELGLDEKNPSSFLRTYSIIMVLRKAALKQLPKNKVPNMAVVVKSLTRTNSDARAVFRDPTGEIQGTVHRQLLEERQPELKSGAVLLLKQVGVFSPSHRNHYLNVTPNNLLRIYSPDGTEWASSQLPQNALNKTCSGLEQSKCRSGGSIWRMDPSGRRDENSNASKPSKEPLGSQLSLEPRRRGDTALRGPAGDLENSADWEADDLDNLLGELPEESFSAF